The following proteins are co-located in the Myroides profundi genome:
- a CDS encoding NAD(P)H:quinone oxidoreductase has product MKTLYTALITCALLFTTTQIMAKDTLTKILVLIHSDTGGTYKMAQEIAKGIENNPHTEATIKLVQPSENALLHDLQIATPEELPTYDGIVWGSPVYFGNISTPMSAFLAKTVDLWTAHALEGMPTAVFMSAGSGAGKELALQSFWNSLAVHGMILVPNGIRATEKLDNSIAQGNSVLGASSLASNKTVQRPSESELLIAYTQGQNFAKVAKALRGTFQKKEESAPKQVVTDVETTLKQKNIILPVAPNPVGNYTPYSRSGNLVFINQVALKDGKILYPGKVGVDVSEEQAKQATEQTMLNVIAVLKLAVNGDLNRVKKTVQLTGIFNTTPDYSQHANLMNVASDLSVAIFGEKGKHARGTLGATSVPVNSAVEIQAIFEIE; this is encoded by the coding sequence ATGAAAACATTATATACTGCACTAATCACTTGTGCATTACTCTTCACAACAACACAGATTATGGCAAAAGATACCCTAACCAAAATATTAGTACTTATCCATTCTGATACGGGAGGTACATATAAAATGGCGCAAGAAATCGCTAAAGGAATAGAAAACAATCCTCACACAGAGGCGACTATAAAACTAGTACAGCCTTCAGAAAATGCACTGTTACATGATCTACAGATAGCTACTCCTGAGGAGCTACCGACTTATGACGGAATCGTATGGGGATCTCCTGTATATTTTGGCAATATCAGTACTCCGATGAGTGCCTTTCTTGCGAAGACAGTAGATCTATGGACAGCTCATGCTCTAGAGGGAATGCCTACAGCTGTATTTATGTCTGCTGGTAGCGGAGCAGGGAAGGAGCTAGCCTTACAGTCATTCTGGAATAGCCTAGCAGTACATGGGATGATACTCGTACCGAATGGCATCAGAGCTACGGAGAAGCTAGATAATAGCATCGCCCAAGGCAATAGTGTACTAGGAGCAAGTAGCCTTGCTTCAAACAAAACGGTGCAACGTCCTAGCGAAAGTGAACTGCTGATCGCCTATACGCAAGGTCAAAACTTCGCCAAAGTTGCCAAAGCCTTAAGAGGAACTTTTCAGAAGAAAGAGGAAAGTGCACCTAAACAAGTAGTCACTGATGTAGAAACTACGCTTAAACAAAAGAACATCATACTACCTGTAGCCCCTAATCCTGTGGGGAACTACACGCCTTACTCACGCAGTGGAAATCTAGTATTCATCAATCAGGTAGCCTTAAAGGATGGAAAAATATTATATCCTGGTAAGGTAGGGGTAGACGTCTCTGAAGAACAAGCAAAGCAAGCAACTGAGCAGACGATGCTGAATGTAATCGCAGTGCTTAAACTAGCAGTGAATGGTGACCTCAACAGAGTAAAGAAAACAGTACAACTAACAGGTATATTCAACACCACTCCTGACTACTCTCAGCACGCTAATCTAATGAATGTGGCATCAGATCTATCTGTAGCAATATTTGGAGAAAAAGGTAAACATGCTAGAGGTACTCTAGGTGCTACTTCTGTACCTGTCAACTCTGCAGTAGAGATACAAGCTATCTTCGAAATAGAGTAA
- a CDS encoding AraC family transcriptional regulator, translated as MQNANIKCGLTEKLLGVYDDTNEVQAYVWYEDNFVHDEYQHAHQRYQLTYVEQGYQYLHVDNCIYLVPQYHVAWIPSGQQHATTSTAKDINLKVLLYKDVPADSFYNQVHIFPAPTVLREMLQYATKWNRVIQIELEKEQFLQAILISLKSFCEENQSLQLPIPTDHRLIPVCAYINDHFTSMLDLDELASISTMSVRNLQRLFKLETGITLQKYLQIIRILKSIELVDTREFTLSEIAFKVGYKSLVAFRNSYFDIMKVYPKIKK; from the coding sequence ATGCAAAACGCCAATATCAAATGTGGATTAACCGAGAAGCTCTTAGGAGTATATGATGATACTAATGAGGTACAGGCGTATGTATGGTATGAAGACAACTTCGTTCACGATGAGTATCAGCACGCTCATCAGCGATATCAGCTCACCTATGTAGAACAGGGCTATCAGTACCTTCACGTAGATAACTGTATCTATCTAGTCCCTCAGTATCACGTAGCATGGATACCTTCAGGACAGCAACACGCGACTACCTCTACAGCGAAGGATATCAACCTAAAAGTACTGTTGTATAAAGATGTGCCAGCTGACTCATTCTATAATCAAGTACATATCTTCCCTGCTCCTACTGTGCTGAGGGAGATGCTACAGTATGCGACGAAGTGGAATAGAGTAATCCAAATAGAGCTAGAAAAAGAACAGTTCTTACAGGCTATTCTCATTAGTTTAAAATCGTTCTGTGAAGAGAATCAATCGCTTCAATTACCTATCCCTACAGATCATAGGCTAATACCTGTATGTGCTTATATCAACGATCATTTTACCTCAATGCTAGACTTAGATGAACTAGCCAGTATCTCTACCATGTCTGTGCGCAATCTACAGCGCCTGTTCAAACTAGAGACGGGTATCACTCTACAGAAGTACCTTCAGATTATCCGTATCTTGAAGAGTATAGAGCTAGTAGATACAAGAGAATTTACCTTGAGCGAAATCGCTTTTAAAGTAGGTTATAAAAGCTTAGTTGCCTTTAGAAACTCCTACTTTGATATCATGAAAGTATATCCTAAAATTAAAAAATAA
- a CDS encoding DUF4846 domain-containing protein has product MKHHIALVLSVLLFSCQNNKTTASVESITEQSKINYINTTGMTIGERYNVPEGYTRLNYTAKDFGYHLQHLPLKPYGEKVKYFNGKEKNKTQVYSSVIDLPIGTKDLHQCADATMCLRADYLYNQKRYSEIAFNFISDGKPRYYTDYVNGDYTSQKYWSYLEHIFNYANTASLKQQLKSIPKQEVQIGDILVQSGNPIGHAVIVVDIAQNEVGEKVVLLAQSYMPAQELQVLKNPYAKDDNPWYDINLDIIQTPEWKFTSNDWKTW; this is encoded by the coding sequence ATGAAACACCATATCGCCCTAGTCTTAAGTGTATTGCTTTTCTCTTGTCAAAATAACAAAACTACTGCATCTGTAGAATCTATCACAGAACAATCAAAGATTAACTACATAAACACTACAGGTATGACAATAGGAGAGAGATATAACGTTCCAGAGGGTTATACACGCCTTAACTATACAGCTAAAGACTTCGGGTACCACTTACAACACTTACCTCTAAAGCCATACGGTGAGAAGGTAAAATACTTCAATGGTAAAGAGAAAAACAAAACACAAGTGTACTCATCTGTCATAGATCTCCCCATAGGCACTAAAGATCTACACCAGTGTGCTGATGCAACCATGTGTCTCAGAGCTGATTATTTATACAACCAAAAGAGGTATAGTGAGATCGCATTTAACTTTATTTCAGATGGTAAACCGAGATATTATACCGATTATGTCAATGGTGATTATACATCACAAAAGTATTGGTCATACTTAGAACACATTTTTAACTATGCTAATACTGCATCATTAAAACAACAGCTAAAATCCATTCCAAAACAAGAAGTACAGATAGGAGATATCTTAGTACAATCTGGAAATCCAATTGGGCATGCTGTCATCGTAGTAGATATAGCACAGAATGAAGTAGGAGAGAAGGTAGTGCTCTTAGCTCAGAGTTATATGCCTGCACAAGAATTGCAGGTATTAAAAAATCCTTATGCAAAAGACGACAATCCCTGGTATGATATAAACCTTGATATCATCCAAACTCCTGAATGGAAATTTACTTCTAATGACTGGAAGACGTGGTAA
- a CDS encoding DUF6934 family protein: MQYPSYSFTTDRENSIYEFTSIGENQAIKKLIIFTPVKGEYKVYNLSFGDRTNYDGDLLRIDDRIVSNNGDMNKVLATIFRAVLKFTEGKDFYKIYFTGSTPSRTRLYRMAISNNYSELSKHFSIYGFDMGGKVVFFAKNKEYQGFLITPNTNSIK, encoded by the coding sequence ATGCAGTATCCATCTTATTCATTTACAACAGATAGAGAAAACTCAATCTATGAATTTACAAGCATAGGTGAAAACCAAGCAATCAAAAAATTAATTATCTTTACACCTGTCAAAGGTGAATATAAAGTTTATAACTTAAGCTTTGGAGATAGAACCAATTACGATGGTGATTTATTGCGTATAGATGATAGAATCGTAAGTAATAATGGTGATATGAATAAGGTTTTAGCTACTATATTTAGAGCTGTACTCAAATTTACGGAAGGCAAAGATTTTTATAAAATATACTTTACTGGTAGTACTCCTTCACGCACACGATTATACAGAATGGCTATATCTAATAACTATAGTGAACTATCTAAACATTTCAGTATATACGGATTTGATATGGGAGGAAAAGTAGTATTCTTTGCTAAAAATAAAGAATATCAAGGTTTCTTAATCACACCTAATACGAACAGTATAAAATAA